Sequence from the Herbaspirillum sp. meg3 genome:
CTTCAATGTATGAGCGTCTCCTCACCTGATTTTCTCCTGCCTTGCACTACTCTGGCGCTTGGCGTTTTTTCTGCAAACTGGTTTTTCTTCAATTACGTTTTACTGTCGCCAGCAACGCTCCAGCGCCGATGAAGGTCGCACCGGACAGGCGATTGAACATCTTCGCCCGCCCCGGCGTACGCAGCCACGGCGCCACGCGCGCAGCAAAGTGCGCATAGAACGTCAGCCAGAACAATTCGAAACAGACGAAGGTCGCGCCCAGCACCAGAAACTGCGGCAACTGTGCGGCCTGCGGATTGATGAACTGCGGGAAGAACGCGGTGAAGAACAAGAGCGCCTTGGGATTGCTTCCTCCGACCAGGAATCCTTGCCAGTACAAACTGGCGCGCGACTTTGTCGTCGCCGGCGCGTGCCCTTCGTCCAAGCCTATCGTGCTTTGGGTCGAGAAAAAAGTTCGCACGCCAATATACGCGAGATAGGCAACGCCGCACCACTTCAAAATGAGAAACACCTTTTCCGAAACTGCAAGAATCGCTCCCAGTCCGGCGGCCGACACCACCATGATCAGACACACCGCCGTCACGCTGCCCAACGCACCGGCAAAGGCGCGACGTACGCCATGATGGATGCCGTTGGTAATGCACATCAGGACGCTGGGGCCGGGTGTGACGGTCAGAACGAATACCGCCGCGAGATAGAGAAAAAAGGTTTGTAGCGTCATGATCGCTGTTCTTGTTAAATGATTTCAGGGGCGCAAATTTACACGGACTTGCGCCACACCGTCGCCAGCCACGCCTGCTCGGCGCGCAGCAGTCCGTCGGGACGGTAATAATGCCGTATCTCGGCAAAACCTGCTGCCGTCATGAAGCTGCGCCATGCCTCCAGATCGTGATAGGAACCATAGCGTCCGCTGCTCCAGCCTTCGCTGTTGCTGCCGCGCGGATTGGAGCAGAACAGCACGCCATCCGGCTTGAGCGTTTCGCGCAACTGAACCAGCACGCGCGGCAACTCAGCGGCCGGGACATGGAACAAGGATGCATTGGCAAACACACCGTCAAATAACGCGTCCGGCAAATCCAGTTCAAAGAAGTTCTGATGCCACACTTCGCAGCCCGAATCGGCGCGCGCCATCTCGACAAAACTGGCCGTGCCGTCAAGACCGATGGCACGATGACCCAGCTTCGCAAAAGCCTGCAAGTCGCGCCCGGGCCCACAGCCGAAATCCAGAATGGTCAGCGGCGCCGGCTTGTTGATCGCCTCGAGCAAGGCATTGATGTTCTGGCTGACGTCATGGTCGCGCGTGCCTTCGCGGAAGTCGACGGCGCGCCCTTCGTAATGCGCCAGCGTGCCGCCGGCAATGACGTCAAGCTGTTCTTTGGGCAGCGGCATGATTCCTCCCAAACTCAACCGCCCGTGACCGGAGGGAAGAAAGCGACTTCACCGCCCTCCTGGATCAGCGTATCAGGCTCGACCATGTTGTGATCGTAAGCCATGCGCAATGCCTTTTCAGGTGACAACACTTCCATCCACAGGCCGCCGCGCCCCATCAAGAAAGCACGCACGTCACCGACGGTCTTGACGTGATCAGGCAAATCGACGACTTCTTGCGTGGCGCCGAGCGCTTCACGCACGCTGGCAAAAAAACGGAGTTCTATTTTCATGTGTTTCAAATCCTTTGAAGACGATAGACGACGGGCACTTGCCCGGTTCAGTTCAGCAAGTGGTCGAATGGAATAAACCGTACAAGATCACCCTCGGCGATGGTCTTGCCCGGTGCGTTATCGATCAGACCGTCGCCCCATACCGTTGACGTCAACACACCCGATCCCTGGTGCGGAAACAAATCAAGCCCGCCCTGATCGTTGAAACGGGCGCGCAGGAATTCCTGGCGGCGGTCGGCTTTGGGCCAGTTGAAATCGGCACGCATGGCCAGCACGCGCGGCACGACGTTTTCCACGCCTTGCAGGCGCAGCAAAAACGGCCGCACAAAAATCAGGAAGGTAACGAAGGTCGACACAGGATTACCCGGCAAGCCAATGAAGAAGGCCTTGCCGCTTGCATCACCGTTACGATTGATTTCGCCGAAAGCCAGCGGCTTGCCCGGCTTCATGGCGATCTGCCACATATTGAGACGGCCTTCCGCTTCGACCGCCGGCTTGACGTGGTCTTCTTCACCGACCGAGACACCGCCGCTGGTGATAATCAGATCGTGGCTGGCGGCAGCGGCGCGCAAGGTGTCGCGCGTAGCTTGCAACTGATCCGGCACGATGCCGAAATCCTTGACCTCGCAGCCAAGGTTTTCCAGCAGACCGCGCAGCAGGAAACGATTGGAGTTGTAAATCGCGCCGGGCTTCAACGCTTCGCCCGGCATCGTCAGCTCATCGCCGGTAAAGAACACCGCCGCACGCAGCTTGCGCACGACCGGCAATGTCGCCAGCCCGACCGAAGCAGCCAGACCCAGTTCTTGCGGACGCAGGCGCACCCCGGACGGCAGAATGGTGCTGGCGGATCGGATGTCTTCGCCAATGGTACGGATCCACTCGCCCGCTTGCGGCACATGGCGAACGATCACGTGATCGCCATCGGCATCTTTAGTGAGTTCGCAAGCCTCCTGCATGACGATGGCGTCAGCGCCTTCCGGCACCATCGCGCCGGTAAAAATGCGCGCTGCCGTGCCAGGCTCCAGCGCGGTGCCGACGTGACCAGCGGGGATGCGTTGCGACACGCGCAGACGCGTTTCACCGCCGGCGCACTCAGCCGCCCGTACGGCATAACCATCCATCTGCGAATTGTCCATGCCGGGCACGTTGATCTGCGACACCTGCGGTGCCGCCAAAACACGGCCGTTAGCCTCCAGCGTAGGAACGATCTCGATATCAGTCAGCGGGACGGCGGACTTGGCGAGAAACTTGGTCGCTTCCGCGACGCTGAGCAGAGGTGGCTTGACTAGCATAGAAAGAAAATGGATTGCCTCGAAAAGGCCTCCATTCTAGTGCAAACCGGGGCACGAAGCTGACGATCAGGCCAGCCCCCGCTTCCAGTCCGGTTCTAGCGCAGCAATCCCTGCATCGCCGCTGCAAACCGCGGATCGCCAAGCAAACCAACGTTGTAGCGCGACCAGCGGGATTGGACTTCGGTATCGATGTGGAAGATGCTGCCCGGCGCGGTGACGATGTTCTGCCGCATCAATGCCTGCGCCAGCGTCTTGGAATCCGGAAAACCTGGCATTGCCGCCCAGACATACAGAGATTGAGCAGGTGCGCAAAACAGTTCTGCTCCCAGCTGATCAAGCAAACGGCGTGCATTCTCGGTGGCCTGCGTCAGGCGATCGCGCAGCCGGGCTGCATGGCGGTTGTAATGTCCCTCGCTGAGAATGACATCGAGCGTGCGTTCGCAATACTCGGAACTGCTCACATGGATCAGCATCTTGATGTCGGCAAGATCACTGGCCAGATCGCGGTGGCAGGCAAGAAACCCGACGCGTAAAGCCGCCGACACCGACTTTGAAAAGCTGCCGACATAGATCGTGCGCCGCAGTTGATCCAGTGTAGCAATACGTGGCGCGGCGTTGGGCTTGAAGTCAGCGAAGGTGTCGTTCTCGACGATGATGGCGTTGTAGCGGTCGGCCAGTTGCAGGATCTTGTGCGCCTTGTGCGGCGAGGTGTCGGAGCCGGTCGGATTGTGGGCCAGCGTCTGGGTAAAGAACAGGCAAGGTTTGCCGATTTTCAACTCCCGCTCGAGCGCTTCCAGATCCGGCCCGTCTGCCAGGCGTGGAATGCCGACGATGCGCGCGCCGCTCAGCTTCAGCTTGCCGAACAGCATGTAGTAGCCCGGCTCATCCACCAGCACGCGGTCGCCCGGTTTGACGAAATTGCGGATCACGATGTCCAGCGCCTGGTTGGCGCCATGGGTCAGCACGATCTGGCTGGCCGAGGCCTCGATGCCGTGGTTGGCGAGCCGGTGCACCAGATGCTGGCGCAAGGGCTGGTAGCCGAAACGGCTGCCGTAGCCGAATAAGGCGCCGAGACCGGTGCGCACCACCTTCTGATGGAATTTGTCGAGTCGCACTTCGCTCAGCCAATCCACCGGCGGAAAACCATCGCCCAGGCGCAGATGCTCGGGATCGTTCTTCGATTGTTCGCGCATGAGCCAGACCACGTCCATGGCGCGGCTCAGCGACGAAGCTTCGTCGTCTTCCTTGATGGCCGGCGGCGCCGCGCAAACGAAGAACCCGGAACCACGCCGCGGTTCCACCACGCCAAGCGCGGTCAGATAATCGAACGCGTTGACGATGGTGTTCTTGGCGCAGTCATGCGTCCTGGCCATATCGCGGATCGATGGCAGGCGGCTGCCGGGAGCATAGACACCATCGCGGATCTGGCGCTGTATCAGTTGAACCAGTTGCCGCGTAAGGGTCAAGGGCGCGGCGGTTTCTGGGGATGTGGTCGGCATGGCGATTCCGGATGATGTTGCATCGCAGGAGAAGTGTCTTGGGTACAGTTGTAGTACTGTTCGTCAAAAGTGTACCAAATATATTGGGTACAGCCTGCTATTCTTGCCTCATTCCATTCCGGCCGCGCCGGATATAACATTGAGACAAAGGTACGTCATGACCGTCGATTCCCGACTCCCGCAATTCCGTTCACTCACCCCACAGCAACGCCTGGCGCAAATCGCCGAACGCGCCAACCTCACCGCCGATGAAGCCGCTCTGCTCGGCAATCCGACCGCGCTGTCGCTCGACGTCGCCAACGGCATGATCGAAAACGTGGTTGGCACCTTTCAATTGCCGATGGGCGTGGCCGGTTATTTCCAACTCAACGGCAAGGATGTATTGGTGCCGATGGCGGTGGAAGAACCGTCCGTGGTCGCAGCTGCCTCCTTCATGGCCAAGCTGATCCGCGATTGCGGCGGCTTCCATACCTCCAGCAGTGAACCGCTGATGCGCGCCCAGGTGCAAGTCATCGGCGTGACAGATCCCTACGGCGCACGACTGGCGATTCTCAAAGATCGTCAGGCCATCATTGATATCGCCAACAGCCGCGACCAACTGCTGATCAGCCTGGGTGGCGGTTGCAAGGACATCGAAGTTCACGTCTTCCCCGACACACCGCGCGGCGCGATGGTGATCGTGCATCTGATCGTCGACGTGCGCGACGCGATGGGTGCCAACACCGTCAACACCATGGCTGAAGCGGTTGCCGGCCATATCGAACAAATCACCGGCGGCAAGGTGCGCCTGCGCATCCTCTCCAACCTCGCTGACCTGCGCCTGGCGCGCGCCCATGTGCGTGTCTCGCCGGAAGCATTGACCACCGCCGACTACGACGGCGCCGACGTGATCAATCGCATTGTCGATGCCTACACCTTCGCGGCTGTCGATCCTTACCGCGCCGCCACGCACAACAAAGGCATCATGAACGGCATCGATCCTGTCATCGTCGCCACCGGTAACGACTGGCGTGCGGTCGAAGCAGGCGCGCATGCCTATGCTGCACGTAACGGCCACTACACCTCACTCACCACCTGGGAAATCGGCAACGACGGCCATCTGGTCGGCACACTGGAAATCCCGATGCCGGTCGGTCTGGTCGGCGGTGCCACCAAGACGCATCCGCTGGCCCGCCTGGCGCTCAAGATCATGGATGTGAAGTCGGCGCAAGAACTGGCTGAAATCGCCGTCGCCGTCGGTCTCGCCCAAAACATGGCTGCTCTGCGCGCCCTCGCCACTGAAGGCATCCAGCGCGGTCACATGGCTCTTCATGCGCGCAACATTGCGCTGGCAGCCGGCGCAGCGGCGGATGAAATGGATTGGGTGGTACAGCAAATGGTTGCCGCCAAAGACGTGCGCGTCGATTTTGCAGTTAAGCTGCTCAGCCAGCGACGTGAAAAATAAGACTCACCCGCAGCACAAAAAAGATCGCTTCATCAGAAAGCATCGATAACCAGGAGACAACATGCAAGCACAATTCAAACTGAACACCCTCGCCCGTCTGATCGCAGCGTCCGCGCTGTGCTTCACCGGGGCCGCGCAGGCGCAAGTCTCGGACGACGCTGTCCGTATCGGCTTCATCACCGACATGTCCGGCCCCTATGCCGACACGGACGGCGCCGGCGGCCTCGAAGCGATCCGCATGGCGGTGGCCGACTTCGGTGGCAAGGTGCTGGGCAAGCCGATCGAAGTGCTGTCCGCCGACCACCTGAACAAGGCCGACATCGCCGCCACCAAGGCGCGCGAATGGGCCGACCAGCGCGGCCTCGACATGCTGATCGGCGGCGTCAACTCCGCCACCGCGCTGGCGACGAATAAGGTGATGGCGGAAAAGAAACGCGTCTACATCAACATCGGTGCCGGCTCGGCGCGCCTGACCAATGAAGAGTGCACACCCTACACCGTGCACTATGAATACGACACCGTGGCCCTGGCCAAGGGCACCGGCAAGGCGGTCGTCAAGCAAGGCGGCAAATCATGGTTCTTCCTGGAGGCTGACTACGCATTCGGTCATGCGCTGGCGAGCGACACCGGCGCCGTGGTCAAAGCCAACGGCGGCACCGTGGTGGGTTCGGTGAAGCATCCGCTGTTCGCCTCCGACATGTCGTCCTTCCTGCTGCAAGCGCAGGGTTCCAAGGCGCAGATTCTGGGCCTGGCCAACGCCGGCGACGACACCGTCAATGCAATCAAGGCGGCCAAGGAATTCGGCGTCACCAAGACCATGAAGCTGGTGGGCCTCTTGATGGTGATCAACGACATCCACGCACTCGGCCTGAACAACGCCGAGGGATTGATGATGACCGACAGCTGGTACTGGGACAAGGACGAAGCATCGCGCCAATTCGCCAATCGCTTCTTCCTGAAGATGAAGAAGATGCCGAGCACGCACCAGGCGGCAGCCTACTCCGCGACCACGACCTACCTGAAGGCAGTCGCCGCGATCAAGACCGATGATTCGACCAAGGTCATGGCCGAGCTGAAGAAGATGAAGATCGATGATTTCTACAACAAGGGTTATATCCGCGCCGACGGCCGCAACATTCACGACATGTACCTGTATCAGGTCAAGTCGCCGGCGGAGTCCAAGAAGCCCTGGGATTATCTGAAGCTGGTGGAAACGATTCCCGGCGAGCAGGCATTCACTACCGTCGCCGAATCGAAGTGCAGTTTGCTGAAACCGCAGTAATCAAAAAATCTCCTGCAGTACCTGAAGTTGTTGTGGTGTGAACCGGCCGGCATTTGAACAATGCTGCCGGTTCTTTTTTATGTGCGTTGGTTTCTTCAGAAAAACCGTCTGAACCGAACTCGGTTCAATTTTCGGCTCAGTTGCCGCTGCGACGATAAAACGCCATCGTGCCTGCCAGCGCCAGCAAAATCGCGCCGCAAGAACGATCCAGCCACAGGACTGCGCGCTGACGCAGCAAACTGACCGCACGCGCGCCGATGAGGGCGTAGCCCAGCATCACACTGAAATCCAACCCGGCAAACACCAGACTGATCGCTGCATACTGCGGCCACTGCGGCTGGGCGGCATTGATGAACTGCGGCAGCAGCGCTGAGCAAAACAGATATCCCTTGGGATTGGTCACGGCGACCAGAAACGACTTGGAAAAAATCCGCGACGGCGCCACATCCTCCGGCTCGACCATCGCGCGCGAAAGATCCAGCCCGCCTTTGGAACGCAGCAAGCGAATCCCCAGCCAGGTCAGATACGCCACGCCGATCCATTTCACCACCGAAAACCAGAACTCTGAGGCGGCCAGCACCGCGCCCAAGCCAAGCGCAACCGAACCTACCAGCACGAAGTCCGACGACACCGCGCCGAGCATACCCGGCAACGAACGGCGTACGCCATAGCGCGCACCATTGGCCAGTGCCAACAACACGGTCGGGCCTGGCGTGGCAATCGTCACCAGCGCCACCAAAGCAAACAGTGCGAGCGTCGTGAAGTTGAGTGTGTGTGCAAGCATGAGCAATCCAAAATTGTTAAATTAAACTGCGCGTCTCTGCTATCTATCAAGATCTGCGCGGTCTCCGTCGTAAAACTTCATTCCAGCGTAAGGCGCTTCCCGGCATGGCGCAAGCCGCGACGGCAAATCACCGACATGTGCTTCCAGCTTGAACGCCTAGTGTTTGCGAAGAATCGCTTTCAAAAAAAGCTTGAGATCCTTCTCCAGATCCACACCAAAATCTTGTCTTGCTACGCCGCGCAATACCAGCGGTTCCAGCATGGTGTCGCTGTCGTCTACGGTTCGGACGGCGCCGCCCAAAGCGTCAAATTTGACGGAATAAATATAGTCAGGATTGGTCACGAGATCGGGATTGTCCGCATAGCGCCTGACACGAAAGCTCAAACTCAGGAATTCCGGTTTCTGACTATCTTCCCTCAATTCATCAGTCCACCAACCCGCTGCCTGCAATTCACCTCGCAGGGACGCGACCATCGTCTTGACCGCATCAATGGCTCTGGATGTGATGATGTCAAAATCCTCCAGCGCCTGTCTGGCATCGTCCTCAGCCGCTTGTTTCTCCAGCGCTATCTCGCGTAGCGCGTCGTCAAGTATTCCCATGGATTGTCTTTCATTTCATCGAAGAGCGAATGGTAGCCGACAAGCACACGCACTTCACAAAAAACTTGCCTGCCGCGGCGAATGCCCGTCCACGATAATCACTCCGTGTCAGCGCCGGCAAGGATCCCGCGAAGTTGCTCCTCAAACACTTCCGGCGGCTGCCCTCCCGAGATCAGATAGCGATCGTTCACCACGACTGCCGGCACACTGCTGATGCCGCGTTGCGCCCACAACGCTTCTTCTGCCTTCACGTCCTGCGCAAAGCGATCGGAGGCCAGTATTTCGCCCGCCTCTATGCCATCCAGGCCGGCGCCCTTGGCGAGCTGTACCAGCACATCCCTGTCCGCGATGTTTTTCCCATCGGTGAAATAGGCTTTGAGCAGGACTAATTTAAGCTCTGCCTGAACATTCTTTTCTTTTGCCCAGGTCAGCAGGCGATGAGCGTCAAAGGTGTTGTACACGCGGCTGTCATCGTCGCGATTCATTGTGAAGCCGACCGCGGCCGCCCTCGCCCGGATCTGCTCCCGATTGACGCGAGCCTGGTCGGCAGTAATGCCGTATTTTTCGGTGATGTGTTCAAGATGAACCTGGCCCGCCGCAGGCAAATTGGGATTGAGTTCGAAGGGATGAATAGTGAGGTCAACGCGCGCCGCCGGACCGATACGTTCGAGCGCAGTGTTAAGACCAGCCAGGCCGATAGCGCACCACGGGCACACGACGTCGGAAATGAAATCGATCTTCAAAGCGTTATTCATGGTCAATACCTCATGACATGGCACCTGTCTTCAGGTGCCGTTAATAGATGAGGATATTGTAAGTCGGATGCGCGAGTGGCATCTGGAAGTGCATCGGGTGCATCGTCACGGTTCCGCCGGGGCTGACGATATTGCAAGACGGCGGCTCGTCTCACCATCCAAAGCATATCCTTGCAGTTTGAGTTGCGTAGACATCTTGAAATAAAAGTTTGCATCCTGCGTACGAGTATTTTTTGTGCTCCATCTGCTTCAACGCAATACCAAAGATCACAAGCGAGCGATATGTGCTGTTGCTGAATGTTCCTTGCAACGATTAATTACCAAACCGTCAATGCTTGTGCATTTTTTCTGAAAAGATACCTCGGACGCCAACTAAAGAATGCTAATCTGGTAACCGACAATTACATCAATAACGTACAAAAATTCAATGTCGTTGCATTAGGAAAGCTGCCAGGCGAAGACGGTATTCCAACAACGTTGCTATTAGCAGTTCGACAAGTAAAACCGTTCATTTAGAGGTATTTCAATATCGCGTCAGGGTAAAGAAAACCGGGACGGATCGGGGACGGCGCTTGCCAAGGGCCGGAATATAAACATCATCTGGATCACCTCTCCTTCCGAGGGAAACATGAAACTCTCACAGCTGAAAATTTCTACGCGCCTGGCAATCGGATTTACGTTGGTCTGTGCGTTGCTTATTATTGTCACACTGCTCGGCATCATCCAGATGGCGCAGCAGAAACAGCGCATGGAGGAGATCACAAAGATCAATAACGTTGAAGCCAGCGAAGCTTCGTCGATGTACCTCTCCATTACCGAGCGAGCGCTGGCTTTGCGCAACATGATCCTGCTAGGCGACAATCCACAGGAAATCGATGGCGAAATGAAACGCATCGATACGCAAGCGCAAAAATATGCTGCATCCGAGAAGAAATTGGGCGCGATGCTCAAAAGGGAAAGCTCCACGAGTACGGAAGAGCTCAAGCTGTTCGACACCATTGTAGAAACCTCCACGGCCGCCAACGTACATATAAAAAGGGCAACCGAACTGATCCTGGCCGGCAAGCGGGACGAGGCGTACTCGTTGCTGCGCAATGAATTCAGACCGGTTCAGCGAAAATGGTGGGAGCAGCTCAACAACTTCATCGTCCTGGAAAACAAACAGAATGAAGACGCCTCGAACAATGCAGATGCGGCCTACGCGAATGCGCGGTTCATGATGCTGCTGTTTGGCGGACTTGCGCTGGTCGTCAGCATCATGGCGGCTTATCTGATCACGCGCAGCGTACTGAACCAGCTCGGCGGAGAGCCAGCCTACGCGAACCAGATTGCGACCCGGATCGCGCACGGCGATCTGACCGTCAATATCGACACTAAGCCGAGCGATCAGGATAGCCTGCTGTTCTCAATGAAGAGCATGCGCGACGCTCTGGCGCAAATCGTCGGCCAGGTGCGCGCCGGGACCGATACGATTGCGACAGCGTCCAGCCAGATTGCCAAAGGAAATCTGGACCTGTCATCGCGGACGGAGCAACAGGCAAGTTCGCTGGAGGAGACGGCTTCGTCAATGGAAGAACTGGCGTCGACGGTAAAACAGAATTCCGGCAGCGCAATCCAGGCTCACGAACTGGCGGTGTCGGCGTCGGACATCGCAACCAAGGCCGGCGAAGTCGTCCAACAAGTCATCAACACGATGGGGGTGATCAACGACTCATCGCACAAGATTGTCGAGATTATTTCGGTCATTGACGGCATTGCTTTTCAGACCAATATCCTCGCACTGAATGCTGCTGTGGAGGCGGCACGCGCCGGAGAACAGGGGCGCGGTTTTGCCGTTGTCGCCTCGGAGGTACGCAACCTGGCGCAACG
This genomic interval carries:
- a CDS encoding LysE family translocator, translated to MTLQTFFLYLAAVFVLTVTPGPSVLMCITNGIHHGVRRAFAGALGSVTAVCLIMVVSAAGLGAILAVSEKVFLILKWCGVAYLAYIGVRTFFSTQSTIGLDEGHAPATTKSRASLYWQGFLVGGSNPKALLFFTAFFPQFINPQAAQLPQFLVLGATFVCFELFWLTFYAHFAARVAPWLRTPGRAKMFNRLSGATFIGAGALLATVKRN
- a CDS encoding bifunctional 2-polyprenyl-6-hydroxyphenol methylase/3-demethylubiquinol 3-O-methyltransferase UbiG, producing MPLPKEQLDVIAGGTLAHYEGRAVDFREGTRDHDVSQNINALLEAINKPAPLTILDFGCGPGRDLQAFAKLGHRAIGLDGTASFVEMARADSGCEVWHQNFFELDLPDALFDGVFANASLFHVPAAELPRVLVQLRETLKPDGVLFCSNPRGSNSEGWSSGRYGSYHDLEAWRSFMTAAGFAEIRHYYRPDGLLRAEQAWLATVWRKSV
- the moaD gene encoding molybdopterin converting factor subunit 1; the encoded protein is MKIELRFFASVREALGATQEVVDLPDHVKTVGDVRAFLMGRGGLWMEVLSPEKALRMAYDHNMVEPDTLIQEGGEVAFFPPVTGG
- the glp gene encoding gephyrin-like molybdotransferase Glp; translated protein: MLVKPPLLSVAEATKFLAKSAVPLTDIEIVPTLEANGRVLAAPQVSQINVPGMDNSQMDGYAVRAAECAGGETRLRVSQRIPAGHVGTALEPGTAARIFTGAMVPEGADAIVMQEACELTKDADGDHVIVRHVPQAGEWIRTIGEDIRSASTILPSGVRLRPQELGLAASVGLATLPVVRKLRAAVFFTGDELTMPGEALKPGAIYNSNRFLLRGLLENLGCEVKDFGIVPDQLQATRDTLRAAAASHDLIITSGGVSVGEEDHVKPAVEAEGRLNMWQIAMKPGKPLAFGEINRNGDASGKAFFIGLPGNPVSTFVTFLIFVRPFLLRLQGVENVVPRVLAMRADFNWPKADRRQEFLRARFNDQGGLDLFPHQGSGVLTSTVWGDGLIDNAPGKTIAEGDLVRFIPFDHLLN
- a CDS encoding PLP-dependent aminotransferase family protein gives rise to the protein MPTTSPETAAPLTLTRQLVQLIQRQIRDGVYAPGSRLPSIRDMARTHDCAKNTIVNAFDYLTALGVVEPRRGSGFFVCAAPPAIKEDDEASSLSRAMDVVWLMREQSKNDPEHLRLGDGFPPVDWLSEVRLDKFHQKVVRTGLGALFGYGSRFGYQPLRQHLVHRLANHGIEASASQIVLTHGANQALDIVIRNFVKPGDRVLVDEPGYYMLFGKLKLSGARIVGIPRLADGPDLEALERELKIGKPCLFFTQTLAHNPTGSDTSPHKAHKILQLADRYNAIIVENDTFADFKPNAAPRIATLDQLRRTIYVGSFSKSVSAALRVGFLACHRDLASDLADIKMLIHVSSSEYCERTLDVILSEGHYNRHAARLRDRLTQATENARRLLDQLGAELFCAPAQSLYVWAAMPGFPDSKTLAQALMRQNIVTAPGSIFHIDTEVQSRWSRYNVGLLGDPRFAAAMQGLLR
- a CDS encoding hydroxymethylglutaryl-CoA reductase, degradative — its product is MTVDSRLPQFRSLTPQQRLAQIAERANLTADEAALLGNPTALSLDVANGMIENVVGTFQLPMGVAGYFQLNGKDVLVPMAVEEPSVVAAASFMAKLIRDCGGFHTSSSEPLMRAQVQVIGVTDPYGARLAILKDRQAIIDIANSRDQLLISLGGGCKDIEVHVFPDTPRGAMVIVHLIVDVRDAMGANTVNTMAEAVAGHIEQITGGKVRLRILSNLADLRLARAHVRVSPEALTTADYDGADVINRIVDAYTFAAVDPYRAATHNKGIMNGIDPVIVATGNDWRAVEAGAHAYAARNGHYTSLTTWEIGNDGHLVGTLEIPMPVGLVGGATKTHPLARLALKIMDVKSAQELAEIAVAVGLAQNMAALRALATEGIQRGHMALHARNIALAAGAAADEMDWVVQQMVAAKDVRVDFAVKLLSQRREK
- a CDS encoding ABC transporter substrate-binding protein, with protein sequence MQAQFKLNTLARLIAASALCFTGAAQAQVSDDAVRIGFITDMSGPYADTDGAGGLEAIRMAVADFGGKVLGKPIEVLSADHLNKADIAATKAREWADQRGLDMLIGGVNSATALATNKVMAEKKRVYINIGAGSARLTNEECTPYTVHYEYDTVALAKGTGKAVVKQGGKSWFFLEADYAFGHALASDTGAVVKANGGTVVGSVKHPLFASDMSSFLLQAQGSKAQILGLANAGDDTVNAIKAAKEFGVTKTMKLVGLLMVINDIHALGLNNAEGLMMTDSWYWDKDEASRQFANRFFLKMKKMPSTHQAAAYSATTTYLKAVAAIKTDDSTKVMAELKKMKIDDFYNKGYIRADGRNIHDMYLYQVKSPAESKKPWDYLKLVETIPGEQAFTTVAESKCSLLKPQ
- a CDS encoding LysE family translocator, whose translation is MLAHTLNFTTLALFALVALVTIATPGPTVLLALANGARYGVRRSLPGMLGAVSSDFVLVGSVALGLGAVLAASEFWFSVVKWIGVAYLTWLGIRLLRSKGGLDLSRAMVEPEDVAPSRIFSKSFLVAVTNPKGYLFCSALLPQFINAAQPQWPQYAAISLVFAGLDFSVMLGYALIGARAVSLLRQRAVLWLDRSCGAILLALAGTMAFYRRSGN
- a CDS encoding DsbA family oxidoreductase — translated: MNNALKIDFISDVVCPWCAIGLAGLNTALERIGPAARVDLTIHPFELNPNLPAAGQVHLEHITEKYGITADQARVNREQIRARAAAVGFTMNRDDDSRVYNTFDAHRLLTWAKEKNVQAELKLVLLKAYFTDGKNIADRDVLVQLAKGAGLDGIEAGEILASDRFAQDVKAEEALWAQRGISSVPAVVVNDRYLISGGQPPEVFEEQLRGILAGADTE
- a CDS encoding methyl-accepting chemotaxis protein; amino-acid sequence: MKLSQLKISTRLAIGFTLVCALLIIVTLLGIIQMAQQKQRMEEITKINNVEASEASSMYLSITERALALRNMILLGDNPQEIDGEMKRIDTQAQKYAASEKKLGAMLKRESSTSTEELKLFDTIVETSTAANVHIKRATELILAGKRDEAYSLLRNEFRPVQRKWWEQLNNFIVLENKQNEDASNNADAAYANARFMMLLFGGLALVVSIMAAYLITRSVLNQLGGEPAYANQIATRIAHGDLTVNIDTKPSDQDSLLFSMKSMRDALAQIVGQVRAGTDTIATASSQIAKGNLDLSSRTEQQASSLEETASSMEELASTVKQNSGSAIQAHELAVSASDIATKAGEVVQQVINTMGVINDSSHKIVEIISVIDGIAFQTNILALNAAVEAARAGEQGRGFAVVASEVRNLAQRSATAAREIKVLISDSVKQVDIGRSLVEQAGTTMGEVVGSVRKVNGMVAEISQSSRQQSDGIEQINDAVAQMDNVTQQNAALVEQAAAAAQSLQEQAAKLSSLVGIFKLGTLPMLKNSIDITPSPLELA